In Rhodothermales bacterium, a single window of DNA contains:
- a CDS encoding serine hydrolase domain-containing protein produces the protein MHLNPKFPLFILFMLSAVHPVTAQEVPLHLDGLKAHADSLFSPWNEETPGATVALFKAGEPVFEASYGTADLQWAIPTSGDTVYMLASVSKQFTAWAIATLAVQGRIDLDADVRTVIPEMHAFDPPVTIRHLVHHTSGLRDEFDLLGMAGWRMDDVTLHEHILGLAYAQRTLNFEPGNAYSYSNTGYTLMAEIVHRVSGQTLGEWLQENVFGPLEMKDSHIHESYTEIDARAAQGYEPNGEGGYRKQLLVYENKGSTGMFSTVGDLATWAHALNRKQIGEEGTWELAHTRGMLTSGDTLAYAFGQSLNTLYGHARVSHSGWHRGFRTVLMRFPDDDLTMVVLANTNSLNPSEMAEKLLHHVFAPDADSLRTYAGVYHSDELGSTFDVSLTNGTLTATHARNSPFTMTWSDPDMFSTSAWYFDTIRFVRNHAGSVVGFEGTTDRARKVLFTRIE, from the coding sequence ATGCACCTGAATCCGAAATTTCCTCTGTTTATCCTGTTCATGTTGTCGGCCGTGCATCCGGTGACGGCCCAGGAAGTGCCCCTCCACCTGGACGGGCTCAAAGCCCACGCGGACAGCCTTTTCAGCCCTTGGAACGAGGAAACACCGGGTGCCACGGTTGCCCTTTTCAAAGCGGGTGAGCCCGTGTTCGAGGCATCGTACGGCACGGCCGACCTGCAATGGGCCATACCGACCAGCGGCGATACCGTCTACATGCTTGCATCGGTATCCAAACAGTTCACGGCATGGGCCATTGCCACGCTCGCGGTCCAGGGGCGGATTGACCTGGATGCGGACGTGCGGACGGTCATTCCGGAGATGCACGCGTTCGACCCACCGGTTACCATCCGGCATCTCGTGCATCATACCAGTGGACTCCGGGATGAATTCGATCTTCTCGGCATGGCCGGTTGGCGAATGGATGACGTGACGCTCCATGAGCACATCCTGGGCCTGGCGTATGCCCAGCGGACGTTGAATTTCGAGCCGGGAAACGCGTACTCCTACAGCAACACGGGGTACACGCTGATGGCCGAGATCGTTCACCGGGTAAGTGGCCAGACGCTGGGGGAGTGGCTCCAGGAGAACGTGTTCGGGCCACTTGAAATGAAGGACAGCCACATCCATGAGTCCTACACGGAGATCGACGCGCGTGCCGCACAGGGGTACGAACCGAACGGCGAGGGGGGATATCGAAAGCAACTCCTGGTCTATGAAAACAAGGGGTCGACCGGGATGTTCAGCACGGTCGGTGACCTTGCCACATGGGCACATGCGCTGAACCGGAAACAGATCGGTGAGGAGGGCACGTGGGAGCTGGCCCACACGCGCGGCATGCTGACGTCCGGAGATACCCTGGCATACGCCTTCGGACAGAGTCTCAACACCCTGTACGGGCACGCCAGGGTGTCACACAGTGGTTGGCATAGGGGGTTCCGGACGGTACTCATGCGATTCCCGGACGATGATCTGACCATGGTCGTTCTGGCCAATACCAATTCGTTGAATCCGTCGGAAATGGCGGAGAAACTGCTTCATCATGTGTTTGCCCCGGACGCCGATTCGTTACGAACGTACGCTGGTGTGTACCATTCCGACGAGTTGGGTTCTACGTTCGACGTGTCTCTGACGAACGGCACATTGACGGCGACCCACGCCCGGAACAGCCCGTTCACCATGACCTGGTCCGACCCTGACATGTTTTCCACGTCTGCGTGGTATTTCGATACCATCCGTTTCGTGCGAAACCACGCGGGAAGCGTAGTCGGCTTCGAGGGCACCACGGATCGTGCGCGGAAGGTGCTCTTCACCCGGATCGAGTGA
- the folD gene encoding bifunctional methylenetetrahydrofolate dehydrogenase/methenyltetrahydrofolate cyclohydrolase FolD has product MANIIDGKRISAEIRDEVKQSVERHISSGHRAPFLAVVLVGEDPASASYVRGKAKSSAEVGIGSETLTYDASITEAELLDVVERLNNDDGVDGILVQLPLPSHIDEHRVINAINPAKDVDCFHPESVGRLSTGLDGFAPATPAGIVQLLQRSGIETSGKHCVIIGRSNIVGKPLASLMLRKGVDATVTVCHSRTKDLPSIARQADILVAAIGRANFVTADMVKPGATVIDVGINRLDDPTRERGYRLVGDVDFDAVKEVAGHITPVPGGVGPMTIAVLLQNTLKAATDH; this is encoded by the coding sequence ATGGCCAACATCATTGACGGAAAGCGCATTTCCGCGGAAATCCGGGACGAAGTCAAACAATCCGTTGAACGGCACATTTCATCCGGTCATCGCGCCCCGTTCCTGGCAGTTGTCCTGGTCGGTGAGGATCCCGCATCGGCATCGTATGTGCGCGGAAAAGCCAAGAGTTCGGCCGAAGTGGGCATCGGAAGCGAGACGCTCACCTATGACGCATCCATTACTGAAGCCGAGTTGTTGGACGTGGTGGAGCGGTTGAACAACGACGACGGCGTCGACGGCATCCTCGTCCAACTGCCCCTTCCTTCGCACATCGACGAGCACCGGGTCATCAATGCGATCAACCCGGCCAAGGATGTGGATTGTTTCCATCCCGAGTCGGTAGGTCGGCTGTCCACGGGATTGGATGGCTTCGCTCCTGCTACCCCGGCCGGCATTGTCCAGCTTCTCCAGCGTTCAGGTATCGAGACATCCGGTAAACACTGCGTCATCATCGGCCGATCGAACATCGTCGGCAAGCCGCTTGCGAGCCTCATGCTGCGCAAGGGCGTGGATGCGACGGTAACCGTATGCCACAGTCGCACCAAGGACCTGCCCTCCATTGCACGCCAGGCAGACATCCTGGTAGCCGCCATTGGACGGGCAAACTTCGTCACGGCGGACATGGTCAAGCCGGGAGCGACCGTCATAGATGTGGGGATCAATCGGTTGGATGATCCCACTCGGGAGCGCGGCTACCGCCTGGTCGGTGATGTGGATTTCGATGCCGTGAAGGAAGTTGCGGGCCATATCACGCCTGTTCCGGGCGGTGTCGGACCCATGACCATTGCCGTACTTCTGCAGAATACGCTCAAAGCTGCCACCGACCACTGA
- a CDS encoding alpha-amylase family glycosyl hydrolase — protein MRAFLLLLVFCLSVPSVGAQALLEAHILGPRAVELTVDESAKPFRSEDLSLTGLDGRIIPIASILPKRADTYLVVPAQDMDPTRLHVLASGKDGSQVFVRRDAWFKTLYSDKPLGAIVSEDRTHTDFRVFAPRATLVRLHLFSDRYGDLDAPDKSIDMNRDRDGVWEATEPGNHHGVYYTYTVHGPDEPGNWFHGTHPVHLTDPYALVSDDSFGKARVWIPDAPPVPVKGGRPSMEDVIAYEVHVQDFTDALPVADHLKGTFSAMAMPGLKNEDGHRVGFDYLVDLGINVVHLMPVQEYLHYPDAEWQAAFADNPYMIEQDIARENYQWGYRTTHALAVESRFRDRRSDRGLEPEPGEERRQFKQLVQAFHEKGISVIIDVVPNHTGENMDGRHLLLNFNGFDLPYYHRTDDSLRHIGPFGNEIKSEERPMVQRWILDQLRHWVEVLGVDGFRIDLAGQIDEQTLLWIKSELPSDLIIYGEAWIPPSDPEVASDPDFGWYKADSPITYFQDDARNAFKGPVSDPINPLTDRGFAGGDGSVRERAVLGLTNGWAEEGDPNRGINYLDIHDNWTLADQFSNEDWNGLLHVDEKAFRIAATLLFTSLGPIVLHGGTEIMRSKGHAPLEEVVRWTETGPLYFHGKRDSYNLRRANRFLWDTVGATTPMDYAGMLAYWKGLVELRLSHAGSVFRMGGSSPDEGHYDFITPDNTQLLGYRVGDEVFVLMNTSFEDAEFHDLPPFDGAWRLVADGNRIDLTGLGEQTLSGTIPFIPVPAQTALVWVRNPDN, from the coding sequence ATGCGCGCCTTCCTCCTCCTGTTGGTCTTCTGCCTTTCCGTCCCGTCCGTGGGAGCCCAGGCCTTGTTGGAGGCCCACATCCTTGGCCCACGTGCCGTTGAACTGACGGTCGATGAATCTGCAAAACCCTTCCGCTCGGAAGATCTGTCATTGACCGGGCTGGATGGACGGATCATCCCCATCGCCTCTATCCTACCCAAGCGCGCCGATACCTATCTGGTCGTCCCGGCGCAGGACATGGATCCCACCCGGTTACATGTTCTGGCATCCGGAAAGGACGGCAGCCAGGTCTTTGTTCGCCGGGATGCCTGGTTCAAGACGCTCTATTCCGACAAGCCCCTGGGCGCGATTGTGTCGGAAGATCGCACGCATACCGATTTCCGTGTGTTCGCGCCGCGGGCAACCCTGGTCCGTCTGCACCTGTTCTCGGACCGGTACGGGGATCTGGATGCACCCGACAAATCCATCGACATGAATCGTGACCGGGACGGGGTATGGGAGGCCACAGAGCCTGGAAACCACCACGGCGTGTACTACACGTATACCGTGCACGGCCCGGATGAGCCCGGCAACTGGTTCCATGGGACGCATCCGGTTCACCTCACCGATCCCTACGCCCTCGTCAGTGACGACTCATTCGGAAAGGCTCGCGTGTGGATTCCTGACGCCCCCCCGGTACCGGTCAAGGGCGGACGCCCTTCCATGGAAGACGTGATTGCCTATGAGGTGCATGTACAGGACTTCACCGATGCGCTTCCGGTTGCCGATCACCTGAAAGGCACGTTCTCCGCCATGGCCATGCCGGGCCTGAAGAACGAAGATGGACACCGTGTGGGATTCGACTACCTCGTCGACCTGGGTATCAATGTGGTCCATCTCATGCCGGTCCAGGAGTACCTGCATTATCCGGACGCTGAATGGCAGGCCGCGTTCGCGGATAACCCGTACATGATTGAACAGGATATTGCCCGGGAAAATTACCAGTGGGGCTACCGGACGACGCATGCGCTGGCCGTGGAGTCCCGCTTCCGGGATCGTCGCTCGGATCGGGGGCTGGAACCCGAACCCGGAGAGGAACGCAGACAGTTCAAGCAACTCGTTCAGGCCTTCCATGAAAAGGGCATATCCGTCATCATTGATGTCGTGCCGAATCACACCGGCGAGAACATGGACGGTCGGCACCTCCTGCTGAATTTCAATGGATTCGATCTGCCCTACTATCACCGGACGGACGATTCGCTCCGCCATATCGGACCCTTTGGCAACGAGATCAAATCGGAAGAACGACCCATGGTCCAGCGATGGATCCTGGATCAGTTGCGGCACTGGGTCGAGGTTCTCGGTGTGGATGGCTTCCGAATAGATCTGGCTGGACAGATCGACGAGCAAACCCTTCTCTGGATCAAGTCAGAGTTGCCTTCCGACTTGATCATCTACGGGGAAGCCTGGATTCCGCCATCCGACCCCGAAGTAGCCTCGGATCCTGATTTTGGCTGGTACAAGGCCGATTCCCCGATAACGTATTTCCAGGATGACGCCCGGAATGCCTTCAAGGGGCCGGTTTCCGACCCGATCAATCCGCTGACCGATCGCGGTTTCGCAGGAGGTGACGGCTCCGTACGCGAGCGTGCCGTGTTGGGATTGACGAACGGTTGGGCCGAAGAAGGCGACCCAAACCGCGGTATCAACTACCTGGACATCCATGACAACTGGACACTGGCAGATCAATTCAGCAATGAAGATTGGAACGGGTTGCTCCACGTGGATGAGAAGGCATTCAGGATTGCCGCAACCTTGTTGTTCACGTCGCTTGGTCCGATCGTACTGCACGGAGGAACGGAAATCATGCGATCCAAGGGTCATGCCCCACTCGAAGAGGTCGTCAGATGGACGGAGACCGGGCCCCTCTATTTTCACGGAAAGCGGGACTCATACAATCTGCGGAGAGCCAATCGATTCCTGTGGGATACGGTCGGTGCTACGACGCCCATGGACTATGCCGGAATGCTGGCCTACTGGAAAGGTCTTGTGGAATTGAGGCTGTCCCATGCCGGAAGCGTGTTCCGAATGGGGGGCTCCTCGCCGGATGAAGGGCATTATGACTTCATTACTCCGGACAACACGCAGTTGCTGGGTTATCGTGTCGGCGACGAGGTATTCGTACTCATGAACACGTCGTTCGAAGACGCGGAATTCCATGACCTGCCTCCCTTCGACGGCGCGTGGCGCCTGGTTGCGGACGGAAACCGGATTGATCTGACCGGCTTGGGAGAACAGACGCTCTCCGGGACAATCCCGTTCATTCCCGTTCCTGCACAAACCGCTCTGGTCTGGGTCCGGAATCCGGACAATTAG
- a CDS encoding OsmC family protein: MADIRVHLARQEQPYHFKATNAAGHVVDIDDATAYEDGKGNGVGPMQLLMMAIGGCSGVDVVSILEKSRQDIRTLEIDVHGHKPDGTSPSLYDHVHVHFRLTGELDEVKVRRAVDLSLGKYCSVAKTLEKSASIAWSFEINGTPYDGGSSNPVETP, encoded by the coding sequence ATGGCTGACATCCGCGTCCATCTTGCGAGGCAGGAACAACCCTATCACTTCAAGGCCACGAATGCCGCCGGGCATGTCGTGGATATCGACGATGCCACGGCTTATGAAGACGGCAAGGGCAACGGGGTGGGTCCCATGCAGTTGCTGATGATGGCCATTGGCGGGTGCAGCGGCGTGGACGTCGTGTCCATCCTGGAAAAATCCCGACAGGACATCCGTACCCTGGAAATTGACGTCCACGGACACAAGCCGGACGGGACGAGCCCTTCGCTCTATGATCACGTTCACGTGCACTTCAGACTCACGGGTGAACTGGATGAAGTGAAGGTCCGTCGGGCCGTCGATCTGAGCCTGGGAAAGTATTGCTCCGTGGCGAAGACGCTCGAGAAGTCGGCGTCCATTGCATGGTCGTTCGAAATCAACGGAACACCATACGATGGCGGTTCCAGTAATCCGGTCGAGACGCCCTAA
- the surE gene encoding 5'/3'-nucleotidase SurE, whose protein sequence is MTKATERPLILVCNDDGIDAPGILSLAAGLDGLGEIVVVAPIAEQSAVGHAITMRDPVRARPWPFRGPTGALKAWAVDGTPADCVKLALDKLVPRKPDLVVSGINHGPNTAVNVIYSGTVSAATEASILGIPAIAFSHCRWGTGDYEASARIARQLAEWVLANGMPAGILLNVNIPDLPLSRIKGIMPTRQARSMWEESFAERRDPFDRPYYWLSGTFRNLDPGENTDLWAIDNGWVSVTPVLHDLTAHAALPAMQDWSMMKTFDEDHG, encoded by the coding sequence ATGACGAAAGCTACTGAGAGACCGCTGATTCTGGTCTGCAATGATGACGGCATAGATGCTCCGGGAATCCTCTCGCTGGCAGCCGGACTGGATGGACTTGGAGAAATTGTGGTGGTTGCGCCCATCGCGGAGCAAAGCGCCGTCGGTCACGCCATTACCATGCGGGATCCAGTCCGTGCTCGTCCGTGGCCATTCCGGGGGCCTACGGGCGCATTGAAGGCATGGGCCGTTGATGGAACACCAGCCGACTGCGTCAAACTGGCCTTGGACAAGCTCGTACCCCGGAAACCGGATCTTGTCGTATCGGGGATCAATCACGGCCCGAATACGGCCGTGAACGTCATCTATTCCGGGACGGTCAGTGCGGCAACGGAAGCTTCCATACTGGGCATCCCAGCCATCGCGTTTTCCCACTGCCGGTGGGGTACGGGTGATTACGAGGCGTCTGCCCGGATTGCGCGGCAATTGGCAGAGTGGGTATTGGCCAACGGCATGCCGGCCGGGATCCTCTTGAACGTGAATATCCCCGATTTACCCCTGTCACGGATCAAGGGCATCATGCCGACGCGGCAGGCGCGGTCCATGTGGGAGGAATCATTCGCGGAACGGCGCGATCCATTCGATCGACCCTATTACTGGCTCTCGGGCACCTTTCGAAATCTGGATCCGGGTGAAAATACAGACCTTTGGGCCATTGATAATGGATGGGTGTCGGTGACACCCGTCCTGCACGACCTGACTGCCCACGCGGCTTTGCCCGCCATGCAGGATTGGTCCATGATGAAAACATTCGACGAAGACCATGGCTGA
- the panB gene encoding 3-methyl-2-oxobutanoate hydroxymethyltransferase yields the protein MSKATPDLDPEGIKRVTTQTLQEMKASHMPIAMLTAYDYTSARIIDGAGIDILLVGDSASNVMAGHETTLPITLDHMIYHAQCVVRGVERALVVVDMPFGSYQGNSREALASAIRIMKEAGAHAVKLEGGRSVVPTAERLIEAGIPVMGHLGLTPQSIYRFGTYKVRAREELEADELREDAIRLQEAGVFAIVLEKIPAALAREVSGTLSIPTIGIGAGPGTDGQVLVTHDALGLTTDFHPRFVRRYAALDTLITDAVRSYVSDVRERKFPSDDESY from the coding sequence GTGAGCAAAGCAACTCCGGACCTTGATCCTGAAGGCATAAAGCGGGTTACCACCCAAACGCTGCAGGAAATGAAGGCATCGCACATGCCCATTGCGATGTTGACAGCGTACGACTACACGTCCGCCCGGATCATTGACGGGGCTGGTATCGACATCCTGTTGGTGGGTGATTCCGCGTCGAATGTCATGGCCGGGCATGAAACGACCCTGCCGATCACGTTGGATCATATGATCTACCACGCCCAGTGCGTGGTCCGTGGGGTGGAGCGTGCCCTCGTGGTCGTCGATATGCCGTTCGGTTCCTACCAGGGCAACAGTCGTGAAGCCCTGGCCTCGGCCATCCGGATCATGAAGGAGGCAGGCGCCCATGCCGTCAAGTTGGAGGGTGGGCGATCCGTGGTTCCCACGGCTGAACGCCTGATTGAAGCCGGCATTCCGGTCATGGGACACCTGGGGCTTACACCGCAATCCATCTATCGCTTCGGTACCTACAAGGTGCGCGCGCGAGAAGAATTGGAAGCCGATGAACTCCGGGAAGACGCCATCCGGTTGCAGGAGGCCGGTGTATTTGCCATCGTCCTGGAAAAAATCCCGGCTGCATTGGCGCGCGAAGTCTCCGGAACGCTGAGTATTCCGACCATTGGCATCGGCGCGGGACCCGGAACCGATGGGCAAGTCCTGGTCACGCACGATGCGCTGGGTCTCACGACTGATTTCCATCCGCGTTTTGTCCGCCGCTATGCTGCGCTGGATACCCTGATTACCGATGCGGTCCGGTCGTACGTATCGGATGTACGGGAGCGAAAATTTCCATCTGATGACGAAAGCTACTGA
- a CDS encoding OmpH family outer membrane protein — protein MIKRFLVPFAILLAVVALPTTESQAQTLRIGYADPELIIQYMPDYQNIQRQLAQEVQTGQQALQALAEDFQERVARYERQKPLLSPERQAEREQELGALQAEIQQSAEAKDAEIAARQEELMAPLLDRVQSVIDQVATEKNLDVVLRSPALLFVKEDRIVNLNLDIASRLGIEIEEDDTTPGN, from the coding sequence ATGATCAAGCGATTTCTCGTTCCTTTCGCCATCCTGCTGGCGGTCGTCGCGTTGCCGACCACCGAATCCCAGGCCCAGACACTCCGCATTGGTTACGCCGATCCCGAGCTGATCATCCAGTACATGCCGGACTATCAGAACATCCAGCGTCAGTTGGCGCAGGAAGTCCAGACCGGACAGCAGGCCCTCCAGGCACTGGCCGAGGATTTCCAGGAGCGTGTAGCCCGTTATGAGCGCCAGAAGCCGCTGCTGTCTCCGGAACGCCAGGCCGAACGCGAACAGGAGCTGGGCGCCCTGCAGGCGGAAATCCAGCAATCTGCTGAGGCCAAGGACGCGGAAATCGCGGCCCGCCAGGAAGAACTCATGGCGCCCCTGCTGGACCGCGTCCAATCGGTCATTGACCAGGTGGCCACTGAAAAAAACCTGGACGTCGTGCTCCGTTCTCCGGCCTTGTTGTTCGTCAAGGAAGACCGGATTGTCAATCTGAACCTGGATATCGCATCCCGATTGGGAATCGAGATCGAGGAAGACGATACTACGCCAGGAAACTGA
- a CDS encoding OmpH family outer membrane protein: protein MRVTLFSLLLLVTVGVIDARAQQTIGYIDSDYILERTPEFATVQQQLDRLASEWQKELDDMRRDLDNRFREYQDRELLYTNEERQRRRQEIVRAEDELERLRVKYFGPEGDIFLQQEQLMRPLQERILAAIEEVATAEGYDYVFDTAGEFLFMFRREQYNLSDLVLRELGIDVESTQGRNN, encoded by the coding sequence ATGCGCGTGACCTTGTTCAGTCTTCTTCTCCTGGTGACCGTTGGCGTGATCGACGCGCGGGCCCAGCAGACCATTGGATATATCGACTCCGACTATATCCTGGAGCGCACCCCGGAGTTCGCAACGGTACAGCAACAGCTGGATCGTTTGGCATCGGAATGGCAAAAGGAACTGGATGACATGCGCAGGGACCTGGATAACCGATTCAGGGAGTACCAGGATCGCGAATTGCTTTACACCAACGAGGAACGGCAGCGCCGCCGCCAGGAAATCGTACGTGCGGAAGATGAACTGGAGCGTCTGCGGGTCAAGTATTTCGGACCGGAAGGGGACATATTCCTGCAACAGGAACAGCTCATGCGACCGCTTCAGGAACGCATCCTTGCCGCCATCGAGGAAGTGGCAACGGCAGAGGGCTATGACTACGTCTTCGATACGGCCGGTGAGTTCCTTTTCATGTTCCGCCGTGAGCAATACAACCTGAGTGACCTGGTCCTTCGCGAACTTGGCATAGACGTTGAGAGTACGCAGGGCCGTAACAACTGA
- the bamA gene encoding outer membrane protein assembly factor BamA, with product MPRFLNLLFPALVLLVLAQGSTVAFAQFEPQAYSRPEQLDILGISVEGDVDEFSRSFIQQTSQLTIGQKVSVPGDPAFSEAIRAIHRLGTYEDVQIVQERRVGQGVFLAIRVQRAPTLGSYEFSGVKKGHAKDLRKEVPLVSRGPVQESAIARTVQIIEDFYLDKGHPLTTVDVVRERIDDRSIDLDFRIDRGPKVKVEDIRFAGNTGISDRKLRKAMETKKESTLRFWRKAILDRDTFAEDLDRIVQLYNENGHYDARVVQDTVMMMNADGSDPYMVLEVTVDEGPQYAVRDIEWTGNTLYSDEALTERLGLYEGDTYNSKTIDENLYGTGKDNDVYSLYQNSGHMRFQVEPRVTVDGDSLDLTFNVYEGDVYTYGTVGIAGNTTTKEHVIRRELSTIPGSTFRRSQIQESIRRLMQLNYFTQESLAAGPGIEIRDETQTVDLAYSLAETGTSQLELSGTWGQFGLILQLRFNFNNFSAQNIFKKDAWSPLPTGDGQRFSVGVQTNGSRYQQYSMSFTEPWFRGKPKPIGFSTSFSRIKGLTFLDTGAGTTNGRLLTFNQNVFYEQRLKWPDNWFSTSTSVGYQYFQNQDWIATLPQGVSQQVTISQNLSRNNTNHPLFPSQGSKFLLSVQVAPPIGDLIQFHKWRLNTSWYAPLTRKLSVSFTADYGFIGSLTGDEVEFERFVVGGSPFETQGFFSFFGKDVVYMRGYPLAALGPRNASNDPVGGRILNKYGAEIQWIAIQSEQLQAAPYLFLDAANSWDTFSAYNPTDVFRSGGLGARVFLPILGMVEMAYGYNFDAFVPVSTKHNGTRKWTFQFSLGQGF from the coding sequence TTGCCCCGTTTCCTCAATCTGTTATTCCCGGCCTTGGTTCTGCTCGTCCTGGCCCAGGGCTCCACGGTCGCATTCGCCCAGTTCGAGCCCCAGGCGTATTCACGACCGGAGCAACTGGACATACTCGGAATATCCGTTGAGGGGGATGTTGACGAATTCAGTCGCAGCTTCATCCAGCAGACGAGTCAGCTGACCATCGGCCAGAAAGTAAGCGTTCCCGGCGACCCTGCTTTTTCAGAAGCCATCCGGGCCATCCATCGACTGGGCACCTATGAGGATGTCCAGATCGTACAGGAGCGCCGCGTCGGTCAGGGCGTCTTTCTGGCCATCCGCGTCCAGCGGGCACCTACCCTGGGTTCGTACGAATTCTCGGGCGTGAAAAAAGGGCATGCCAAAGATCTGAGAAAGGAAGTGCCGTTGGTTTCCAGGGGGCCGGTACAGGAGAGTGCCATTGCCCGAACCGTCCAGATCATCGAGGACTTCTACCTGGACAAGGGGCACCCGCTGACCACCGTCGATGTCGTTCGCGAACGCATAGACGATCGTTCGATCGACCTGGATTTCCGGATTGATCGCGGGCCGAAAGTGAAGGTCGAGGATATCCGTTTCGCAGGAAATACCGGGATTTCCGACAGGAAACTCCGGAAGGCGATGGAAACGAAAAAGGAGTCCACCTTGCGCTTCTGGAGAAAAGCCATCCTGGACCGTGACACGTTCGCGGAGGACCTGGACCGGATTGTCCAGCTGTACAATGAGAACGGTCATTATGATGCGCGTGTCGTGCAGGATACGGTCATGATGATGAACGCGGACGGATCGGACCCCTACATGGTCCTGGAAGTGACCGTGGATGAGGGACCCCAATATGCGGTCCGGGATATCGAGTGGACGGGCAATACGCTGTACAGTGACGAGGCGTTGACGGAACGGCTGGGGCTGTACGAAGGCGATACGTACAACAGCAAAACCATCGATGAGAATCTGTACGGCACGGGCAAGGACAATGACGTCTACAGTCTGTATCAGAATTCAGGTCACATGCGGTTCCAGGTGGAACCGCGGGTTACCGTCGACGGGGACTCCCTGGACCTGACCTTCAACGTGTACGAGGGGGATGTCTATACGTACGGCACCGTGGGGATCGCCGGAAATACGACCACCAAGGAGCACGTCATCCGTCGTGAACTGTCTACCATTCCGGGATCGACGTTCCGACGCTCCCAGATCCAGGAGTCCATCCGCCGCCTCATGCAGCTGAACTATTTCACCCAGGAGTCGCTGGCGGCGGGTCCGGGAATTGAAATCCGTGACGAGACGCAGACGGTGGACCTGGCCTACAGCCTTGCTGAAACGGGCACGAGCCAGCTTGAGTTGTCCGGTACGTGGGGCCAATTCGGCCTCATCCTGCAGTTGCGATTCAACTTCAACAACTTCTCAGCCCAGAATATTTTCAAGAAGGACGCTTGGTCACCGTTGCCTACTGGTGACGGACAGCGGTTCAGCGTCGGCGTCCAGACCAACGGATCCCGGTACCAGCAGTACTCCATGTCCTTCACGGAGCCCTGGTTCCGTGGCAAACCGAAGCCGATCGGGTTCTCCACGTCGTTCTCCCGCATAAAGGGCCTGACGTTCCTGGATACCGGTGCGGGGACCACCAACGGCCGGTTGCTGACCTTCAACCAGAACGTCTTCTACGAACAGCGATTGAAGTGGCCGGACAACTGGTTCAGTACATCCACGTCCGTCGGCTACCAGTATTTCCAGAACCAGGACTGGATTGCCACGTTGCCCCAGGGCGTCAGTCAACAGGTAACCATCTCGCAGAACCTGTCGCGAAATAACACGAATCACCCGCTCTTTCCGAGCCAGGGGTCCAAATTCCTGCTGTCCGTACAGGTCGCTCCTCCTATCGGGGACCTGATCCAGTTCCACAAGTGGCGCTTGAATACGTCATGGTACGCACCGCTGACCCGGAAACTGTCCGTCAGCTTCACGGCCGATTACGGTTTCATCGGATCGCTGACCGGTGACGAAGTCGAGTTTGAGCGGTTCGTGGTGGGCGGGTCACCTTTTGAGACGCAGGGCTTCTTCAGTTTCTTCGGAAAGGATGTTGTTTACATGCGGGGGTATCCGCTGGCCGCTCTTGGTCCGCGCAATGCGAGCAATGATCCGGTTGGCGGGCGCATCCTCAACAAGTATGGTGCGGAAATCCAGTGGATAGCCATACAGTCCGAACAGTTGCAGGCAGCCCCGTACCTGTTCCTGGATGCCGCCAATTCCTGGGATACGTTCAGCGCGTACAATCCTACGGACGTGTTTCGCTCCGGGGGTTTGGGCGCTCGCGTCTTCCTGCCCATCCTCGGGATGGTGGAAATGGCCTATGGATACAACTTCGATGCATTCGTGCCGGTATCCACAAAGCACAATGGAACGCGGAAGTGGACCTTCCAGTTCAGCCTCGGGCAGGGCTTCTGA